A region from the Nonlabens sp. YIK11 genome encodes:
- the sucD gene encoding succinate--CoA ligase subunit alpha has protein sequence MSVLVNKDSKIIVQGFTGSEGTFHAGQMIEYGTNVVGGVTPGKGGQTHLDKPVFNTVQEAVEKAGADVTIIFVPPAFAADAIMEAADAGIKVIIAITEGIPVADMVKAADYIKNKDCRLVGPNCPGVITPGEAKVGIMPGFVFKKGKVGIVSKSGTLTYEASDQVVKQGYGISTAIGIGGDPIIGTTTKEAVELFMNDPETEAIVMIGEIGGQLEADAAKWIKENGNKKPVIGFIAGETAPAGRTMGHAGAIVGGSEDTAQAKKKIMRECGIHVVDSPAEIGKKVAEVLSK, from the coding sequence ATGAGCGTTTTAGTAAACAAGGATTCTAAAATAATTGTTCAAGGATTCACGGGTAGTGAAGGAACATTCCACGCAGGTCAAATGATCGAGTATGGAACTAACGTCGTAGGTGGTGTAACGCCTGGAAAAGGTGGACAAACACATTTAGACAAGCCTGTTTTCAATACCGTACAAGAAGCTGTGGAAAAAGCAGGTGCAGATGTGACCATCATTTTTGTACCGCCAGCATTTGCTGCAGATGCGATCATGGAAGCTGCTGATGCCGGTATCAAAGTAATCATCGCTATTACTGAAGGTATTCCAGTGGCAGACATGGTAAAAGCGGCTGACTATATTAAAAATAAAGATTGCCGTCTGGTAGGTCCTAACTGTCCAGGTGTGATCACTCCAGGTGAAGCAAAGGTTGGTATCATGCCAGGTTTTGTTTTCAAAAAAGGTAAAGTTGGTATCGTTTCTAAATCTGGAACCCTAACATATGAAGCTTCTGACCAAGTCGTAAAACAAGGATACGGAATCTCTACTGCAATAGGAATAGGTGGTGACCCAATCATAGGTACGACTACCAAAGAAGCTGTCGAGCTGTTCATGAACGACCCAGAAACTGAAGCTATCGTTATGATAGGAGAGATAGGTGGTCAACTGGAAGCAGATGCTGCAAAATGGATCAAAGAAAACGGCAACAAAAAACCAGTTATTGGTTTTATCGCTGGAGAAACGGCGCCTGCTGGTAGAACCATGGGTCATGCCGGTGCGATCGTTGGTGGTTCTGAAGATACTGCTCAAGCTAAAAAGAAAATTATGAGAGAATGTGGTATTCACGTAGTAGATTCTCCAGCAGAAATAGGCAAAAAAGTAGCAGAGGTACTTTCTAAGTAA
- the lpxD gene encoding UDP-3-O-(3-hydroxymyristoyl)glucosamine N-acyltransferase: MKFKAQQIADILEGTVDGDPNIEVHKLSKIEEGSAGSLSFLSNPKYNSYLYSTKASAVIVNQDFQAENEVSSTLIRVKDSYKAFSKLLEFYQAAKLNKNGIEQPSFIHGSVSHLDGFYLGAFSYIAENVKIGKNVKIFSNVHISENVSIGDNCVIYSGAKIMSESVIGNQVIINSGCVIGADGFGFSPNEDGSYSKVPQIGNVIIEDNVDIGALTTIDRATLGSTVIRKGVKLDNQIQVAHNVEIGENTVIASQTGIAGSSKIGKNCRIGGQVGIAGHLTIGDNVGIQAQSGIGKNIKSGSNIQGSPAFEYGDWNRSYVNFKNLPKLEKRITQLEKNHA, translated from the coding sequence ATGAAATTCAAAGCGCAACAAATTGCTGATATCCTCGAGGGAACCGTAGATGGTGACCCAAATATTGAGGTTCACAAATTGTCAAAAATAGAAGAAGGATCTGCGGGTAGCTTAAGCTTTTTGTCAAATCCTAAGTATAACTCGTATTTATACTCTACTAAGGCTTCTGCGGTGATAGTAAATCAAGATTTTCAAGCAGAAAATGAAGTTTCATCAACTCTTATTAGGGTTAAGGATTCCTACAAAGCTTTTTCTAAATTATTGGAATTTTACCAAGCTGCAAAACTCAACAAAAATGGTATTGAGCAGCCCAGCTTTATTCATGGTAGCGTCAGTCATCTTGATGGTTTTTACTTGGGCGCATTTAGCTACATAGCCGAGAATGTGAAAATTGGTAAAAACGTAAAGATATTTTCTAACGTGCACATCTCAGAAAATGTAAGCATAGGTGACAATTGCGTCATTTACTCTGGTGCAAAAATTATGTCTGAGTCTGTTATAGGGAATCAAGTGATAATCAACTCTGGTTGTGTTATAGGTGCAGACGGCTTTGGATTTTCACCCAATGAGGATGGAAGTTATTCCAAAGTTCCTCAGATAGGCAATGTCATTATAGAAGACAACGTTGATATTGGTGCTTTAACAACGATAGATAGAGCTACCTTAGGTAGTACGGTTATAAGGAAAGGTGTGAAGTTGGATAACCAGATTCAGGTGGCGCATAACGTAGAGATTGGTGAGAACACCGTTATTGCATCGCAAACGGGAATCGCGGGTAGCAGTAAAATAGGTAAGAATTGTAGAATAGGTGGACAGGTAGGAATTGCCGGTCACCTTACTATAGGTGATAATGTAGGTATCCAAGCCCAATCAGGAATAGGTAAAAACATTAAATCAGGTTCCAACATTCAAGGATCACCTGCATTTGAATATGGAGACTGGAATAGATCTTATGTCAATTTCAAAAATCTCCCAAAACTAGAAAAGAGAATTACACAGTTAGAGAAAAATCACGCATAA
- the efp gene encoding elongation factor P, which translates to MASTSDIRKGLCIRYNNDIYKIIEFLHVKPGKGPAFVRTKLKSVTSGKVLDNTFSAGHKIEDIRVESQKFQYLYNDGEFYHFMNTDDYSQIRLLESSLDTPELLKEGENVTIQINTEDNSPLSVDMPQYVVLEVTATEPGLKGNTATNATKPATVETGATVNVPLFINEGDIIRIDTEKGSYQERMKQ; encoded by the coding sequence ATGGCATCAACAAGCGACATTAGAAAAGGATTGTGCATTAGGTACAACAACGATATTTATAAAATTATAGAGTTTCTTCACGTGAAGCCAGGTAAAGGACCGGCATTCGTGAGAACAAAGCTTAAAAGCGTGACGTCAGGGAAAGTGCTGGACAATACTTTTTCGGCAGGTCACAAAATTGAAGATATTAGAGTCGAGTCCCAAAAATTTCAATATCTCTACAATGATGGTGAATTCTATCATTTCATGAATACAGACGATTATTCACAAATCAGATTGTTGGAGAGCTCTCTGGATACACCAGAACTTTTGAAAGAAGGTGAGAATGTGACGATCCAGATCAATACAGAGGATAACTCGCCACTATCCGTAGACATGCCACAATACGTAGTGCTTGAAGTAACGGCTACAGAGCCTGGGCTTAAGGGTAACACGGCGACAAATGCTACAAAACCAGCTACTGTAGAGACTGGTGCAACGGTAAACGTTCCTTTGTTTATCAATGAAGGTGACATCATCCGTATTGATACAGAGAAAGGCTCTTACCAAGAGCGCATGAAGCAATAA
- a CDS encoding bifunctional UDP-3-O-[3-hydroxymyristoyl] N-acetylglucosamine deacetylase/3-hydroxyacyl-ACP dehydratase produces MTATEFKQTTIEKEVSLSGVGLHTGKSVKLNFKPAPADHGYAFQRIDLEGQPIIEALANYVTDTKRGTTLDKNGVQINTCEHVLAALVGLEIDNCLIEIDSSEPPIMDGSSKFFVEALEKAGKVELDVMRKEFVVKEVISYKDEETGSEILLMPADSYQITTMVDFGTKVLGTQNATLQKISNFKDDIASSRTFSFLHEIEMLLEHGLIQGGDLNNAIVYVDKELSQKTMDNLKKAFNKDNISVKPNGILDNLTLHHPNEAARHKLLDVIGDLALVGYRIRGKVIATKPGHFINTQFAKKLSKLIKKEIRDNVPQVDIHQEPLMDTVKIMEVLPHRPPFLLVDKIFKLTDTEVIGLKNVTMNEPFFVGHFPGQPVMPGVLIVEAMAQNGGILVLSTVPDPENYLTFFMKMDNVKFKRKVSPGDTLIFKAELISPIRRGIAHMQAYAYANGVLCAEAELMAQISKVK; encoded by the coding sequence ATGACGGCAACAGAATTTAAGCAAACTACCATTGAAAAAGAGGTATCGCTTAGTGGCGTAGGCCTGCATACGGGAAAATCCGTAAAACTTAATTTTAAACCTGCACCAGCAGATCATGGTTATGCCTTTCAAAGAATTGATTTAGAAGGACAACCAATCATTGAGGCTCTCGCTAATTATGTTACCGATACAAAAAGAGGGACAACGCTGGATAAAAACGGAGTGCAGATCAATACGTGCGAGCATGTACTCGCAGCTCTTGTTGGATTGGAAATTGACAATTGCTTAATAGAAATTGATAGCAGCGAGCCACCTATTATGGATGGTTCTTCAAAGTTTTTCGTGGAAGCGTTAGAAAAGGCTGGAAAAGTAGAGCTTGACGTGATGCGTAAAGAGTTTGTGGTTAAAGAGGTGATCTCATATAAAGATGAAGAAACAGGTAGCGAGATTCTTCTCATGCCAGCCGATTCTTATCAAATCACCACTATGGTCGATTTTGGAACTAAAGTTTTGGGAACCCAAAATGCCACCTTACAAAAGATCTCCAATTTTAAAGATGATATTGCGAGTTCGAGAACCTTCAGTTTCTTACATGAGATTGAAATGCTATTGGAGCACGGCCTGATCCAAGGTGGTGACCTCAATAATGCGATCGTCTATGTGGATAAGGAACTGTCTCAAAAAACCATGGACAACCTCAAGAAGGCATTCAACAAGGATAATATATCGGTAAAGCCTAATGGGATCTTGGATAACTTGACATTACATCATCCTAACGAGGCCGCTAGACATAAGTTGTTGGACGTTATAGGCGACTTGGCATTGGTAGGTTATAGAATACGAGGTAAGGTCATAGCTACGAAACCTGGTCATTTTATAAATACACAGTTCGCTAAAAAACTTTCCAAGCTCATCAAAAAAGAAATTAGGGATAACGTGCCTCAAGTTGATATTCATCAGGAACCATTGATGGATACGGTAAAAATCATGGAAGTTTTACCGCACAGACCTCCATTCCTTTTAGTTGATAAAATTTTCAAGCTAACCGATACTGAAGTTATAGGCCTGAAAAACGTCACTATGAACGAACCGTTTTTTGTAGGTCATTTTCCAGGACAACCAGTAATGCCAGGTGTTCTCATTGTTGAGGCTATGGCACAAAATGGTGGTATTTTAGTCTTGAGTACCGTACCAGATCCCGAGAACTACCTCACGTTCTTCATGAAAATGGATAATGTGAAATTCAAACGAAAGGTTTCTCCTGGTGATACACTTATTTTTAAAGCAGAGCTCATAAGTCCTATTCGTAGAGGAATCGCTCACATGCAAGCCTATGCTTATGCAAATGGAGTATTATGTGCAGAGGCTGAACTCATGGCCCAAATCTCTAAAGTCAAATAA
- a CDS encoding nuclear transport factor 2 family protein, whose product MSAAAKKLVTSFFESDAFKQKEVYEQYIHSDLQVYWHSSTGYNVYDFTSYWELIESASLSYESLRYDVSHILSEKDEVAVRYTLYTRTIENPGEEVPIGYFISIWKIEDGKLKTCHQTSHPAI is encoded by the coding sequence ATGTCAGCAGCGGCAAAAAAGTTAGTAACCTCTTTCTTTGAATCAGACGCCTTCAAACAAAAGGAAGTTTACGAGCAATACATTCACAGTGACCTACAGGTGTACTGGCATTCCAGTACAGGCTACAATGTCTATGATTTCACTAGTTATTGGGAATTAATTGAGTCTGCATCATTATCTTATGAAAGTTTGAGATATGATGTGAGCCATATTTTAAGTGAGAAGGATGAAGTTGCCGTACGATACACATTATACACAAGAACTATTGAAAATCCAGGTGAAGAAGTTCCCATAGGATATTTTATAAGCATCTGGAAGATTGAAGATGGAAAGTTGAAAACTTGCCATCAAACCAGTCACCCAGCTATTTAA
- a CDS encoding UDP-3-O-(3-hydroxymyristoyl)glucosamine N-acyltransferase — MKFSTTYTLSEIASILGCDFVGAPDFPVTGMNEIHVVTPGDIVFVDHPKYYDKALNSAATIILINKKVDCPEGKALLISDDPFRDFNVLTKKFRPFIAFAKANQPAYKIGKNSIVQPNAFIANGVEIGDNCVIHSNVSINNDCIIGDNVIIHSGTVIGTDAFYYKRRPDGYDKLLSNGRVVIEDNVEIGALCTIDRGVSGDTTIGYGSKIDNQVQIGHDTVLGKHVLIASQVGISGCVVIEDDAKLWGQAGVRSDVTIGKGAEVFAQSGISKDVPSGSSVFGSPAGNSKEKFKELAAVRMLPNFMKNNK; from the coding sequence TTGAAGTTCTCAACTACATACACATTAAGCGAAATAGCATCCATTTTGGGATGCGATTTTGTGGGTGCTCCAGATTTTCCTGTGACCGGCATGAATGAAATTCATGTGGTGACTCCAGGCGACATTGTTTTTGTGGACCATCCGAAATATTACGATAAAGCCCTTAACAGTGCCGCTACCATCATCTTGATCAATAAAAAAGTAGACTGTCCAGAAGGCAAGGCGCTGCTTATATCAGATGACCCATTTCGGGATTTCAATGTGCTTACTAAGAAGTTTAGACCGTTTATCGCTTTCGCGAAAGCGAACCAACCAGCCTACAAAATTGGTAAAAACAGTATCGTGCAACCTAACGCCTTCATTGCAAATGGCGTTGAAATAGGCGATAACTGTGTCATTCACAGCAATGTTTCCATCAATAACGACTGTATAATTGGTGATAATGTGATCATCCATTCTGGAACCGTCATAGGTACTGATGCGTTTTACTATAAGAGACGACCAGATGGATACGACAAGCTATTAAGCAACGGTCGTGTGGTCATTGAGGACAATGTGGAAATTGGGGCACTTTGTACTATTGATCGTGGTGTAAGCGGTGATACGACGATAGGTTATGGTTCAAAAATCGACAATCAAGTTCAAATAGGTCACGATACTGTTTTAGGTAAACACGTCTTGATCGCCAGTCAGGTGGGTATATCGGGTTGCGTGGTTATTGAAGATGATGCTAAACTATGGGGTCAGGCCGGTGTGCGCAGCGATGTAACGATAGGTAAAGGAGCAGAGGTTTTTGCCCAAAGCGGTATTTCCAAGGATGTTCCTTCGGGAAGTAGTGTTTTTGGTAGTCCAGCAGGAAATTCCAAAGAAAAGTTTAAAGAGTTGGCTGCTGTACGTATGCTGCCTAACTTTATGAAAAATAACAAATAA
- the fabG gene encoding 3-oxoacyl-[acyl-carrier-protein] reductase gives MKLLEGKNVIITGASRGIGSGIARVFANHGANVAFTYSSSEAPALELEKELQGLGVKAKAYKSNAADFKESQDLIDQVAKDFDSIDVLINNAGITKDNLLMRISEEDFDNVIEVNLKSVFNMTKAVQRTMLKQRHGSIINMSSVVGVKGNAGQTNYAASKAGIIGFTKSVALELGSRNIRCNAIAPGFIVTEMTGALNEDTVKSWREAIPLKRGGTPEDVANACVFLASELSAYVTGQTLHVDGGMLT, from the coding sequence ATGAAATTACTAGAAGGTAAAAATGTCATTATAACTGGTGCAAGCCGTGGAATAGGTAGTGGTATCGCTAGGGTTTTTGCTAACCATGGCGCAAACGTCGCCTTTACCTACAGCAGCTCAGAAGCTCCAGCGTTAGAATTGGAAAAAGAACTTCAGGGATTGGGCGTCAAGGCAAAGGCTTACAAAAGCAATGCTGCAGACTTTAAAGAATCTCAAGACCTGATTGATCAAGTAGCTAAAGATTTTGACTCCATCGATGTGTTGATCAATAACGCTGGAATCACTAAAGACAATCTATTGATGCGCATTAGTGAGGAAGATTTTGATAACGTGATCGAGGTCAACTTGAAGTCCGTTTTTAATATGACTAAAGCGGTGCAGCGCACCATGCTTAAACAACGTCACGGTAGCATCATCAACATGAGTAGTGTAGTAGGTGTTAAGGGTAATGCTGGTCAAACCAATTATGCAGCGAGTAAAGCTGGTATCATAGGTTTCACAAAGTCAGTGGCTCTTGAATTAGGTTCTAGGAACATCAGATGTAATGCTATTGCACCTGGATTTATAGTAACCGAAATGACTGGCGCACTTAATGAAGATACAGTCAAAAGCTGGAGAGAAGCCATACCGCTTAAACGTGGTGGAACGCCAGAAGATGTAGCAAATGCCTGTGTGTTTCTAGCTAGTGAGCTTAGCGCTTACGTGACGGGACAAACCTTGCACGTGGATGGCGGCATGTTGACATAA
- a CDS encoding bifunctional response regulator/alkaline phosphatase family protein, with the protein MTTIKILWVDDEVDLLKPHIIFLKNKGYEVDTRVSGTEALEAIEEELYDIVLLDENMPGLTGLETLHEIKEKQANLPVIMITKSEEEYIMEEAIGSKIADYLIKPVNPNQILLSLKKNLDHSRLVNAKTTSDYQREFRKIAMDLSMINSYEEWTQMYQRLLFWELELENVDDSGMFEILTAQKTEANQQFCKFVDKNYKQWFEDEEDAPVLSHQLFKKRVVPLLKEKEPVLFVVVDNMRYDQFKMFENIINNNYKKVQEETYCSILPTATQYARNAIFSGLMPADMEKRHPNYWLNDTDDGGKNMHEKDFLEAQLKRLGLNIKHQYHKITNEQNGRKLAESFKTQKDNDLTVIVYNFVDMLSHSKTEMEVIKDLASTDKSYRSLTVSWFKNSPLLEMIQRGAELGMKLVLTTDHGTINVTTPSKVIGDKNTSLNLRYKTGRSLSYEDKDVIAATDPSTIGLPKINMSSSFIFAKGDLFFAYPNNYNHYVSYYRNTYQHGGVSLEEMLIPFAVFNPR; encoded by the coding sequence ATGACGACGATCAAAATACTATGGGTAGATGACGAGGTAGATCTTTTAAAACCTCACATCATATTTCTTAAAAACAAAGGATATGAAGTGGATACAAGAGTATCTGGAACTGAGGCACTGGAAGCTATTGAAGAAGAACTATATGACATTGTCCTTCTAGACGAGAATATGCCAGGATTGACCGGTCTTGAAACCTTGCACGAGATCAAAGAAAAACAAGCCAATCTTCCCGTGATCATGATCACTAAAAGCGAAGAAGAATACATTATGGAAGAGGCCATAGGTTCCAAGATTGCTGATTACCTTATTAAACCCGTGAACCCAAACCAGATCCTATTATCTCTAAAAAAGAATTTGGACCACTCTAGATTGGTCAATGCAAAGACCACGTCAGATTACCAGCGTGAATTTCGCAAGATCGCTATGGATTTGTCGATGATCAATAGCTATGAAGAGTGGACGCAAATGTATCAGCGATTGCTTTTTTGGGAACTCGAACTCGAGAATGTAGACGATTCTGGAATGTTTGAGATCCTAACCGCTCAAAAGACAGAAGCCAATCAACAGTTTTGCAAATTTGTTGACAAAAATTACAAGCAATGGTTTGAAGATGAAGAGGATGCGCCGGTATTAAGCCATCAACTCTTCAAAAAACGAGTTGTTCCTTTGTTGAAGGAAAAAGAACCAGTTCTGTTTGTTGTCGTAGATAATATGAGGTATGATCAATTCAAGATGTTTGAGAATATCATCAACAATAATTACAAAAAAGTCCAGGAAGAAACCTACTGCTCCATCTTACCTACGGCGACGCAATACGCTCGCAACGCCATATTTTCGGGCTTAATGCCAGCAGACATGGAAAAGAGACATCCCAACTATTGGCTTAATGATACTGACGATGGTGGGAAGAATATGCATGAAAAGGATTTTCTTGAAGCACAACTCAAGCGATTGGGTCTTAACATTAAGCATCAATACCATAAGATTACTAATGAACAAAATGGGCGCAAACTAGCCGAAAGCTTCAAAACTCAAAAAGATAACGACCTAACGGTCATTGTATATAATTTTGTCGACATGCTTTCCCACTCAAAAACAGAGATGGAAGTAATTAAGGATCTTGCCAGTACCGATAAGTCCTATCGATCACTTACTGTGAGCTGGTTCAAAAATTCACCGTTGCTGGAAATGATCCAACGTGGTGCAGAATTGGGAATGAAACTCGTGCTAACCACAGATCACGGTACCATAAATGTCACGACGCCCAGCAAAGTCATAGGCGATAAAAACACAAGTCTCAATTTAAGGTATAAAACTGGTCGTAGTTTATCTTATGAGGATAAGGATGTAATAGCAGCAACAGACCCATCAACCATCGGTCTCCCTAAAATCAATATGAGCAGTAGCTTCATATTTGCAAAGGGCGACCTATTCTTTGCCTATCCCAACAATTACAACCATTATGTGAGTTATTATAGGAACACGTATCAACATGGTGGAGTTTCCCTAGAAGAAATGTTGATACCCTTCGCCGTCTTCAATCCTCGATAA
- the lpxA gene encoding acyl-ACP--UDP-N-acetylglucosamine O-acyltransferase, producing the protein MNQPLAYVHPGAKIAKNVVIEPFTTIHNDVIIGEGSWIGSNVTIMEGARIGKNVSIFPGAVISAIPQDKKFDDEDTQTIIGDGTTIRECVTINRGTSDRMKTIIGKNCWIMAYCHIAHDCIVGDNCIFSNNSTLAGHITVGDYVVLAGMAAVQQFCQVGSHAFVTGGSLVRKDVPPFVKAGREPLSYVGINSVGLRRRGFELEKIREIQDIFRILYQKNYNVTQAVEIIEAEMSATTERDEILEFIKNSKRGIMRGYVGSN; encoded by the coding sequence ATGAACCAACCCTTAGCATACGTACATCCAGGAGCTAAAATCGCCAAAAATGTCGTGATAGAACCTTTCACTACCATTCACAATGATGTTATCATTGGAGAAGGTTCGTGGATAGGTTCCAATGTGACCATTATGGAAGGTGCTCGTATAGGAAAGAACGTTAGTATTTTCCCTGGAGCAGTTATCTCTGCCATACCTCAAGACAAGAAGTTTGACGATGAGGATACACAGACCATCATAGGTGATGGGACTACCATACGGGAATGCGTCACCATTAATAGAGGCACTTCTGATAGGATGAAAACCATCATCGGTAAAAACTGCTGGATCATGGCCTATTGCCATATTGCGCACGATTGTATCGTTGGTGACAATTGCATTTTTTCAAACAACAGCACGCTCGCTGGACATATTACGGTAGGCGATTATGTGGTACTTGCGGGAATGGCTGCTGTACAGCAATTTTGTCAAGTAGGTAGTCATGCATTTGTAACTGGTGGATCCTTGGTTCGTAAGGATGTTCCTCCATTTGTAAAAGCTGGACGTGAACCTTTGAGCTACGTTGGGATCAATAGTGTAGGTTTGCGCCGCCGTGGATTTGAATTGGAAAAAATTCGTGAGATACAAGATATTTTCAGAATACTGTATCAAAAAAATTACAACGTAACTCAAGCTGTGGAGATCATCGAGGCAGAAATGAGTGCAACCACAGAACGTGACGAAATATTAGAATTTATTAAGAACTCAAAACGAGGTATCATGAGAGGATACGTCGGTAGTAACTAA
- a CDS encoding HD domain-containing protein, with product MKQQNKLKILNDPIYGFISVPNNEIFELIEHPYFQRLRRITQMGLSYLVYPGANHTRFHHAIGCMHLMQKAVQVLRSKSVSISEVEEDALYKAILLHDLGHGPFSHALENLIVPGRHHEELSLLFMEDLNRQFNGSLTTAIQIFKGEYDRPFMLELVSSQLDMDRLDYLRRDSFYTGVAEGNINSQRLIAMLNVKDDRLVVEEKALYSVESFLSNRRLMYWQVYLHKTGIGAEHLLQSVFKRIAELMQRDIVVETPQTLRYFLKNEITAPKDLLEAFAMIDDSDVIQLLKMNMNSADFVLSELCKMIINRQLLKIKIVDKPVSTNKLKSKIEKLKKSYNLTSEEAGYFIFNGTISVSAYAKANPILILNKKGKLEELTDATNEQSFEALTKVVTKYYYCYPKIQD from the coding sequence TTGAAACAGCAGAACAAACTTAAAATATTAAACGATCCTATCTATGGATTTATTTCCGTCCCCAACAACGAGATATTTGAGTTAATTGAGCATCCTTACTTTCAAAGGCTGCGTCGCATTACCCAGATGGGTCTAAGTTATCTGGTCTATCCTGGAGCCAACCATACTAGATTTCACCATGCAATAGGTTGTATGCACCTTATGCAAAAAGCGGTTCAAGTGCTTAGATCAAAGTCGGTTAGCATCAGTGAAGTAGAAGAAGATGCATTATATAAAGCCATATTATTGCACGATTTAGGTCATGGTCCTTTTTCCCATGCGTTGGAGAATTTGATTGTACCTGGACGACATCATGAGGAGTTATCGTTGCTTTTTATGGAGGATCTCAACCGTCAGTTTAACGGAAGTTTAACCACTGCTATCCAAATATTCAAAGGTGAGTACGACAGGCCATTCATGTTGGAATTGGTATCGAGTCAGCTGGATATGGACCGGCTAGATTATTTGAGAAGGGATAGCTTTTATACAGGTGTTGCAGAAGGTAATATCAATAGCCAGCGGCTTATTGCCATGCTCAATGTCAAGGACGATAGACTAGTGGTGGAGGAAAAAGCACTGTACAGTGTAGAGAGTTTTTTATCCAATCGTAGATTGATGTACTGGCAAGTCTACTTGCACAAGACAGGCATAGGCGCAGAACACCTACTTCAAAGTGTCTTCAAGCGCATTGCAGAACTCATGCAGCGAGATATTGTTGTCGAAACACCACAAACCCTTCGTTATTTTTTGAAAAACGAAATCACTGCTCCCAAAGATTTACTGGAAGCTTTTGCCATGATTGATGACAGCGACGTCATCCAGTTACTCAAAATGAACATGAATTCTGCAGATTTCGTTCTTAGCGAGTTGTGCAAAATGATCATTAATAGGCAGTTGTTGAAAATCAAGATTGTCGATAAGCCCGTATCCACCAACAAATTGAAAAGTAAAATCGAGAAGCTCAAAAAATCCTACAATCTCACTAGTGAAGAGGCTGGCTATTTTATATTTAACGGGACCATTAGTGTTTCCGCTTACGCGAAAGCGAACCCTATTCTAATCCTCAACAAAAAAGGAAAGTTGGAGGAATTGACAGACGCTACTAACGAGCAGAGTTTTGAAGCCTTGACCAAAGTGGTGACCAAATATTACTATTGCTATCCAAAGATTCAAGATTGA
- the tsaE gene encoding tRNA (adenosine(37)-N6)-threonylcarbamoyltransferase complex ATPase subunit type 1 TsaE gives MEYQLKDIDKAAAHIIASAKSDNLLFEAPMGSGKTTLITAICKQLGVTEAISSPTYNIVNEYSGTDKDIYHFDLYRINTIDELHDIGVEEYFDSASLRLIEWPSLIVPIISDYQYVKIRIINSTSRILNISDVVRR, from the coding sequence ATGGAATACCAACTTAAAGATATAGATAAGGCTGCCGCTCATATTATCGCTTCCGCGAAAAGTGATAACCTCCTATTTGAAGCTCCCATGGGATCTGGTAAGACCACACTAATTACAGCGATCTGTAAACAACTAGGCGTGACCGAAGCCATTTCTTCTCCTACCTATAATATAGTCAATGAGTACAGTGGGACAGACAAAGACATCTATCACTTTGACCTGTACAGAATCAATACTATCGACGAACTACATGATATAGGTGTCGAGGAATATTTTGATTCAGCTTCTTTGAGACTGATCGAATGGCCATCTTTAATTGTTCCAATTATTTCTGATTATCAGTATGTTAAAATTAGAATAATTAACAGTACATCGAGAATTTTAAATATCAGCGATGTAGTTCGTCGATGA